A single genomic interval of Streptococcus oralis subsp. dentisani harbors:
- a CDS encoding uroporphyrinogen decarboxylase family protein, translating to MASKRDLVFRAIRGDEVERVPVGFWFHFVTLEEKGQGLNNPRIFQKSVDGHRNYVERIRPDFVKIMSDGFFLYPSNVYSPKIASIQELTSIESIGEEHPWIQQQVEVVQAIRETFTEEIASFYNIFSPISYLKRWFRTETSRGDKEVADLLLENPEQFRAILDVIARDIAILTQKIIQQGGVDGIYLSTQEIQDERITPALYQTYIEPSNIAVLKAANQVGGTNILHICGFEGASNDVTIFKDYPAQVVNWATHHEYVSLTQGQELFPGKAVLGGFENGKKSLLYQGSKAELQNETRRLLAEAGSKGVLLGADCTVPDDFDLERLDWIRQAAVL from the coding sequence ATGGCAAGCAAAAGAGATTTAGTCTTTAGAGCGATTCGAGGCGATGAAGTGGAAAGAGTTCCTGTGGGATTTTGGTTTCATTTTGTAACACTCGAAGAAAAGGGGCAGGGATTAAATAATCCACGTATCTTTCAAAAAAGTGTTGATGGGCATCGCAACTATGTGGAAAGGATTCGTCCTGATTTTGTCAAAATTATGAGCGACGGTTTTTTCCTTTATCCAAGTAATGTCTATAGTCCTAAGATTGCAAGCATTCAGGAGTTGACTTCTATTGAGTCGATTGGTGAGGAACACCCATGGATTCAGCAACAGGTGGAAGTGGTACAAGCGATTCGAGAGACCTTTACCGAAGAGATTGCTTCTTTCTACAATATCTTTTCACCGATCTCCTACCTCAAGCGCTGGTTCCGTACAGAAACTTCACGGGGAGATAAGGAAGTAGCCGACCTATTGCTTGAAAATCCTGAGCAATTCAGAGCGATTCTAGATGTTATTGCAAGAGATATTGCTATCCTAACTCAGAAAATCATCCAGCAAGGCGGTGTCGATGGGATTTACCTCAGCACCCAGGAAATTCAAGATGAGCGCATCACACCAGCACTCTACCAAACCTATATCGAACCGAGCAATATAGCAGTTTTAAAGGCGGCTAATCAGGTTGGTGGGACCAATATCCTCCATATCTGTGGTTTTGAAGGTGCGAGTAATGATGTGACGATATTTAAGGATTATCCAGCTCAAGTGGTCAACTGGGCGACCCACCATGAGTATGTTAGTTTGACACAGGGTCAGGAGTTGTTCCCAGGCAAGGCCGTTTTAGGTGGATTTGAAAATGGCAAGAAAAGCTTGCTTTATCAAGGTTCCAAGGCGGAATTGCAAAATGAAACAAGGCGGTTGCTGGCTGAAGCTGGTAGTAAAGGCGTTCTTCTGGGAGCTGACTGTACTGTTCCAGATGACTTTGACTTAGAGAGGTTGGACTGGATTCGGCAGGCAGCTGTTCTCTAA
- the glmS gene encoding glutamine--fructose-6-phosphate transaminase (isomerizing) — translation MCGIVGVVGNTNATDILIQGLEKLEYRGYDSAGIFVLGGAENHLVKAVGRIAELSAKTAGVEGTTGIGHTRWATHGKPTEDNAHPHRSETGRFVLVHNGVIENYLEIKEEYLAGHHFKGQTDTEIAVHLIGKFVEEDGFSVLEAFKKALHIIRGSYAFALIDSENPDVIYVAKNKSPLLIGLGEGYNMVCSDAMAMIRETNQYMEIHDQELVIVKADSVEVQDYDGNRRERASYTAELDLSDIGKGTYPYYMLKEIDEQPTVMRKLIQAYTDEAGQVVVDPAIIKAVQDADRIYILAAGTSYHAGFASKKMLEELTDTPVELGISSEWGYGMPLLSQKPLFIFISQSGETADSRQVLVKANELGIPSLTVTNVPGSTLSREANHTMLLHAGPEIAVASTKAYTAQIAALAFLAKAVGEANGNAKAQAFDLIRELSIVAQSIESTLSEKETIDAKVRELLETTRNAFYIGRGQDYYVAMEASLKLKEISYIQCEGFAAGELKHGTIALIEEGTPVLALLSDPVLANHTRGNIQEVAARGAKVLTIAEENVAKETDDIVLTTVHPYLSPISMVVPTQLVAYFATLHRGLDVDKPRNLAKSVTVE, via the coding sequence ATGTGTGGAATTGTCGGTGTTGTTGGAAACACAAATGCAACTGATATTTTGATTCAAGGACTTGAAAAGCTTGAATACCGTGGCTATGATTCTGCGGGGATTTTTGTTCTAGGTGGTGCTGAAAATCATCTAGTCAAAGCTGTCGGTCGTATCGCTGAATTGTCTGCTAAGACAGCTGGTGTTGAGGGAACGACTGGTATCGGACATACGCGTTGGGCGACTCACGGGAAACCAACTGAGGACAATGCTCACCCACATCGCTCTGAGACAGGACGTTTTGTCTTGGTACACAATGGGGTGATTGAAAACTACCTTGAGATCAAGGAAGAATACCTTGCAGGTCACCACTTCAAGGGGCAAACAGATACGGAAATCGCCGTTCACTTGATTGGTAAATTTGTTGAAGAAGATGGTTTCTCAGTTCTTGAAGCCTTCAAAAAAGCCCTTCACATCATTCGTGGTTCTTATGCCTTTGCCTTGATTGACTCTGAAAATCCAGATGTTATCTATGTGGCGAAAAATAAATCACCACTTTTGATTGGTCTTGGGGAAGGCTATAACATGGTCTGCTCAGATGCTATGGCTATGATTCGTGAAACCAACCAATACATGGAAATCCATGACCAAGAGTTGGTAATCGTCAAGGCTGATAGCGTCGAAGTTCAAGACTATGATGGCAATCGCCGTGAGCGTGCTAGCTATACTGCCGAGCTAGACTTGTCAGATATCGGTAAGGGAACTTATCCTTACTACATGCTCAAGGAAATTGACGAGCAACCAACAGTTATGCGTAAACTCATCCAAGCCTACACAGATGAGGCGGGTCAAGTAGTGGTTGATCCAGCTATCATCAAGGCTGTTCAAGACGCTGACCGCATCTACATCCTTGCGGCTGGAACTTCTTACCATGCAGGATTTGCTTCTAAGAAGATGTTGGAAGAATTGACGGATACGCCAGTGGAACTTGGAATCTCATCTGAGTGGGGCTATGGTATGCCACTTCTCAGCCAAAAACCACTCTTTATCTTTATCAGCCAGTCTGGTGAAACAGCTGACAGCCGTCAAGTTTTGGTCAAGGCCAATGAGTTAGGCATCCCAAGCTTGACAGTGACAAACGTGCCAGGTTCAACCCTTTCACGCGAAGCCAACCATACCATGCTCCTTCACGCGGGTCCTGAAATTGCTGTGGCATCAACCAAGGCTTATACAGCGCAAATTGCAGCTCTTGCCTTCCTTGCAAAAGCAGTCGGTGAAGCAAATGGCAATGCTAAAGCACAAGCCTTTGATCTGATTCGTGAGTTGTCTATCGTGGCTCAGTCTATCGAATCAACTCTTTCTGAGAAAGAAACCATTGATGCCAAGGTTCGTGAGCTTCTTGAAACAACTCGCAACGCCTTTTATATCGGACGTGGTCAAGACTACTACGTAGCTATGGAAGCGAGTCTTAAGCTTAAAGAGATTTCTTACATCCAGTGTGAAGGCTTTGCGGCAGGAGAACTCAAGCATGGAACGATTGCCTTGATTGAAGAAGGAACGCCTGTCTTGGCCCTCTTGTCAGATCCAGTCCTTGCTAACCACACTCGTGGAAATATCCAAGAGGTCGCAGCCCGTGGTGCCAAGGTTCTTACTATCGCAGAAGAAAATGTTGCTAAAGAGACAGACGATATCGTTCTGACGACCGTCCATCCTTACCTTTCACCAATCTCAATGGTCGTGCCAACGCAATTAGTCGCTTACTTTGCAACACTCCACCGTGGCCTTGATGTGGACAAACCACGTAACCTTGCCAAGTCAGTAACTGTGGAATAA
- a CDS encoding EamA family transporter, whose amino-acid sequence MWFFFALLSAVFAALTSILAKIGIEGVPSNLATAIRTVVVILMAWAMVFLTNSQTELVNISRKSWLFLILSGLATGASWLCYYKALQMGNATEVSAVDKFSLVITLVLAFFFLQDVLTFKTIIGCILITIGTLVMIL is encoded by the coding sequence ATGTGGTTTTTCTTCGCACTTTTATCTGCTGTTTTTGCAGCCTTAACTTCTATTTTAGCCAAGATTGGGATTGAGGGAGTTCCGTCCAATCTAGCAACAGCCATTCGTACGGTCGTCGTCATCCTTATGGCTTGGGCTATGGTTTTCTTGACCAATAGTCAGACTGAGCTTGTCAACATCAGTAGAAAAAGTTGGCTCTTTCTCATCCTGTCTGGTTTGGCAACAGGCGCCTCCTGGCTCTGCTACTACAAGGCCTTGCAGATGGGCAATGCGACTGAGGTATCTGCTGTCGATAAGTTTAGTCTCGTCATTACACTCGTTTTAGCCTTTTTCTTTCTACAAGATGTCCTGACGTTTAAAACAATCATTGGTTGTATACTGATTACGATTGGGACCCTGGTGATGATTTTGTAA
- a CDS encoding sugar transferase encodes MKVHFTNLFGQASTSVALMAQNNVMKIVRDFGVNELGIYFYDASHEPWEELNSRMDGIVAGVSYGDVVFFQSPSWNSVEWDNHLVEKLKLSHVKMVMFIHDVQPLMFESNYYLMKAHIDMYNKCDVVVVPSEQMYQKLVSEGLTVKNYVVQTLWDLPHGLELYTPKFEKKLIFSGDPSRFPHIVDWKHSTPLHVYATRAEGVDYSKVHLEGWRTQQELLLELSKGGGFGLVWGNSENPAEERDYYKENVSYKLTTYLAAGIPVVVPDYLSNVDYIREKGLGFVVSSLEEASRVVQECTEEEYDQMVTRAKYTAYLIKNGYFTKKLFIDSMMLLD; translated from the coding sequence ATGAAAGTACATTTCACAAATTTATTTGGGCAAGCATCAACGAGTGTTGCCTTGATGGCGCAGAACAATGTCATGAAAATTGTTCGAGACTTTGGAGTTAACGAACTGGGGATATATTTTTATGATGCAAGCCATGAACCGTGGGAAGAACTGAACTCGCGGATGGATGGAATTGTCGCGGGGGTATCTTATGGAGATGTCGTTTTTTTCCAATCTCCTTCATGGAATAGTGTTGAATGGGACAATCACTTGGTAGAAAAGTTAAAGCTTTCTCATGTAAAAATGGTGATGTTTATCCATGATGTTCAGCCACTAATGTTTGAGAGCAATTATTATCTTATGAAGGCCCACATTGACATGTACAACAAGTGTGATGTGGTGGTAGTACCATCCGAACAAATGTACCAGAAACTCGTTTCAGAAGGATTAACCGTCAAGAACTACGTTGTTCAAACACTCTGGGATCTTCCCCATGGTTTGGAACTCTATACTCCAAAATTTGAGAAAAAATTAATCTTCTCAGGAGACCCATCTCGTTTTCCACATATTGTTGACTGGAAACACAGTACCCCTCTTCATGTTTATGCTACGAGAGCAGAGGGAGTAGATTATTCCAAAGTCCATCTTGAGGGGTGGCGAACTCAGCAGGAATTATTGTTGGAGTTGTCTAAAGGAGGAGGCTTTGGCCTAGTATGGGGAAATTCTGAAAATCCTGCGGAAGAGCGTGACTACTACAAAGAAAATGTTTCTTATAAGTTGACAACTTATCTGGCCGCAGGTATTCCTGTGGTTGTGCCAGACTATCTTTCTAATGTGGACTATATCCGTGAGAAAGGTTTGGGCTTTGTCGTATCTAGTTTGGAAGAAGCTAGCCGCGTGGTTCAGGAATGTACGGAAGAAGAGTATGATCAAATGGTCACAAGAGCAAAATATACAGCTTACTTAATTAAAAATGGTTATTTCACAAAGAAATTGTTTATTGATTCCATGATGCTCTTAGATTAG
- a CDS encoding nucleotidyltransferase family protein, whose product MNTVKNEHEILEAFRENPDLMKILTIIRNLGLKDSWLAAGSVRNFIWNLLSDKSPFDRETDVDVIFFDPDVSYEETVSLENKLREDFPQYQWELKNQVYMHLHSPHTAPYISSCDAMVKYPERCTAVGLRLHADATLELFVPYGLEDILKFQVHPTPHFLDNEDRMKLYQERLSKKNWQEKWKNLTFSNL is encoded by the coding sequence ATGAATACAGTGAAAAATGAGCACGAAATTCTAGAGGCTTTCAGAGAAAATCCAGATTTGATGAAAATCTTAACCATCATCCGTAACCTTGGCTTGAAAGACTCGTGGTTAGCAGCAGGTTCTGTCAGGAATTTTATTTGGAATCTCTTGTCAGACAAATCCCCTTTTGACCGTGAAACGGATGTGGATGTGATTTTCTTTGATCCAGATGTTTCTTATGAGGAAACAGTATCCCTAGAGAACAAGCTGAGAGAAGATTTCCCCCAGTATCAGTGGGAGTTGAAAAATCAGGTCTATATGCATCTGCACAGTCCCCACACGGCGCCCTATATCAGCTCCTGTGATGCGATGGTTAAGTATCCCGAGCGCTGTACGGCGGTAGGACTTCGCTTGCATGCTGATGCAACTTTAGAGCTCTTCGTGCCCTATGGACTCGAGGATATTTTAAAGTTTCAAGTTCACCCGACTCCTCACTTCTTAGATAATGAAGACCGAATGAAGCTCTATCAAGAACGCTTATCCAAGAAAAATTGGCAAGAAAAATGGAAAAATCTCACTTTCTCGAATCTCTGA
- the ruvB gene encoding Holliday junction branch migration DNA helicase RuvB: MNRILDNEIMGDEELVERTLRPQYLREYIGQDKVKDQLQIFIEAAKMRDEALDHVLLFGPPGLGKTTMAFVIANELGVNLKQTSGPVIEKAGDLVAILNDLEPGDVLFIDEIHRLPMSVEEVLYSAMEDFYIDIMIGAGEGSRSVHLDLPPFTLIGATTRAGMLSNPLRARFGITGHMEYYAHADLTEIVERTADIFEMEITHEAAAELALRSRGTPRIANRLLKRVRDFAQIMGDGLIDDVITDKALTMLDVDHEGLDYVDQKILRTMIEMYGGGPVGLGTLSVNIAEERETVEDMYEPYLIQKGFIMRTRSGRVATAKAYEHLGYEYSEK, from the coding sequence ATGAATAGAATTTTAGATAATGAGATAATGGGGGATGAGGAGTTAGTAGAACGTACCCTCCGTCCTCAGTATTTACGTGAATATATCGGTCAGGATAAGGTCAAGGATCAGCTGCAAATCTTTATCGAAGCTGCTAAAATGCGGGATGAAGCGCTGGACCATGTGCTCTTATTTGGGCCTCCAGGTTTGGGGAAAACGACCATGGCCTTTGTCATTGCTAATGAACTAGGAGTCAATCTCAAGCAAACGTCTGGCCCTGTCATTGAAAAAGCGGGTGATCTGGTAGCGATTTTGAATGATTTGGAACCTGGAGACGTCCTTTTTATTGACGAGATTCATCGCCTGCCTATGTCGGTGGAAGAGGTGCTTTATAGTGCTATGGAGGATTTTTACATTGACATCATGATTGGGGCTGGTGAGGGCAGTCGCAGTGTCCATTTGGACTTGCCACCTTTTACCTTGATTGGTGCAACGACAAGGGCGGGGATGCTTTCAAATCCTCTACGGGCACGTTTTGGGATTACAGGTCATATGGAATACTATGCCCATGCTGACTTGACAGAAATTGTCGAGCGAACGGCAGATATTTTTGAGATGGAAATCACCCATGAGGCAGCCGCTGAGCTGGCCTTACGCAGTCGAGGAACTCCTCGTATCGCCAATCGTCTCCTTAAGCGCGTGCGCGACTTTGCACAGATTATGGGTGATGGCTTGATTGATGATGTGATTACGGATAAGGCCTTGACCATGCTAGATGTTGACCATGAAGGTTTGGACTATGTGGACCAAAAAATCCTTCGTACCATGATTGAGATGTACGGTGGTGGTCCTGTCGGTCTAGGAACCCTCTCTGTTAATATTGCCGAGGAGCGTGAGACGGTCGAAGACATGTACGAACCCTACCTGATCCAAAAAGGATTTATCATGCGGACACGGTCTGGACGGGTTGCAACAGCTAAAGCATATGAGCATTTAGGTTATGAATACAGTGAAAAATGA
- a CDS encoding flavocytochrome c: MKLVAIVGTNAKKSYNRNLLQFMKRHFASKADIEILEITDVPMFNETDDQTDTPIIQKFNQAISEADGVIISTPEHNHTIPSSLNSLLEWLSFNIHPLDGKPTMIVGASYDIQGSSRAQLHLRQILDAPGVNATVMPGSEFLLGRAHRAFDDNGDLIDERTVDFLDSCFYRFLRFVSIANQLNLPEEVRFEPGTYHVTTEGHNGKLPMDVTVSEDRIEKIEIDSSGESSGIADVVFTRIPAEIIEGQTLNVDAVSGASVTSNGVLDGVARAVKQAGANPDVLRKRSKAPSALDKEDKTYQADVVIVGGGGAGLAAAAAVLQAGKKPIIVEKFPAIGGNTVRAGGPMNAPDPAWQGTFAAHPGEAHTLQELIATDESTIDPEYLEDFRSLKVEVEQYLQDPSYLFDSTLLYRIQTYIGGKRKDLQGNEIHGQYDLVSVLTERALESVRWLEDIGVEFVRSEVTMPVGALWRRGHKPVQPMGYAFISVLQKYVLENGGTILTDSPVKELLVKDGAVKGVRAEGRNGQTIIVNADAVVLASGGFGANTKMLQKYNTYWTEIADDIATSNTPAVTGDGILLGQSVGADLVGMGFSQMMPVSDPVTGALFSGLQVPPANFIMVNTQGKRFVDEYGSRDKLSQAAIDNGGLFYLIADERIKETAYNTSQEKIDAQVKAGTLYRADTIEELAVQIGMDPQVLADTIKKYNSYVDAGFDPEFNKGSFDLKCEVAPFYATPRKPAVHHTMGGLKIDTSTHVLNENGQIIPGLYAAGEVAGGLHAGNRLGGNSLTDIFTFGRIAGQTAVKENC; encoded by the coding sequence ATGAAATTAGTAGCTATTGTTGGGACTAATGCAAAAAAATCCTATAATCGCAACCTCTTGCAATTTATGAAAAGACATTTTGCTTCAAAAGCGGATATTGAGATTTTAGAAATAACAGATGTACCAATGTTCAATGAAACAGATGATCAAACAGATACACCTATTATTCAGAAGTTTAATCAAGCTATTTCAGAAGCTGATGGTGTCATTATCTCGACACCCGAGCACAATCATACGATTCCATCAAGTTTGAATAGCTTGCTCGAGTGGTTGTCTTTTAACATTCATCCACTAGACGGAAAGCCGACAATGATTGTCGGAGCTTCCTACGATATTCAAGGTTCTTCACGTGCCCAACTTCATCTTCGTCAGATTCTGGATGCTCCTGGGGTAAATGCAACAGTTATGCCAGGTAGTGAGTTTTTACTTGGTCGAGCGCATCGAGCGTTTGATGACAATGGAGATTTGATTGATGAGCGAACCGTTGATTTCCTAGATAGTTGTTTTTATCGCTTCCTTCGCTTTGTATCTATTGCAAACCAACTAAACCTTCCTGAAGAAGTTCGCTTTGAACCAGGGACTTACCATGTTACAACTGAAGGCCATAATGGTAAATTACCGATGGATGTAACGGTTTCTGAGGACCGTATTGAAAAAATTGAAATCGATTCTTCTGGAGAATCTTCAGGAATCGCAGATGTCGTCTTTACCCGTATTCCAGCAGAAATCATTGAGGGGCAAACATTAAATGTTGATGCGGTGTCAGGAGCTTCTGTGACTTCAAATGGTGTCTTGGACGGAGTTGCTCGCGCAGTCAAACAAGCTGGTGCAAATCCAGATGTTTTACGCAAGCGTTCAAAAGCGCCATCTGCCTTAGATAAAGAAGATAAGACCTATCAGGCAGACGTTGTCATCGTCGGAGGTGGAGGAGCTGGTTTAGCTGCGGCTGCTGCAGTCTTACAAGCGGGTAAGAAGCCGATTATTGTTGAGAAATTCCCAGCAATTGGAGGAAATACTGTTCGTGCAGGTGGTCCAATGAATGCACCAGATCCAGCATGGCAAGGAACTTTCGCAGCTCATCCAGGTGAGGCACATACGCTTCAAGAATTGATTGCGACAGATGAATCAACGATTGACCCAGAATATCTAGAGGACTTTAGATCCTTGAAAGTTGAGGTTGAGCAGTATTTGCAGGACCCGAGCTATTTGTTTGACTCTACCCTACTTTACCGTATCCAAACCTATATCGGTGGGAAACGAAAAGATTTACAAGGAAATGAAATTCATGGCCAGTATGATTTAGTATCTGTTTTAACCGAACGAGCCCTAGAGTCTGTTCGCTGGTTGGAAGACATCGGCGTTGAATTTGTTCGTAGCGAAGTGACAATGCCAGTTGGAGCCCTTTGGCGTCGTGGCCATAAGCCGGTTCAACCAATGGGGTATGCCTTTATATCCGTCCTACAAAAATATGTTCTAGAAAATGGGGGCACGATTTTGACAGATTCTCCAGTTAAAGAATTGCTTGTAAAAGACGGGGCTGTCAAGGGTGTCAGAGCAGAAGGTCGAAACGGTCAAACTATCATTGTCAATGCAGATGCTGTTGTTCTAGCTTCTGGAGGATTTGGTGCCAATACAAAGATGCTACAAAAATACAATACCTACTGGACTGAAATTGCAGATGATATTGCTACATCTAATACACCAGCTGTAACAGGAGATGGTATTCTTTTAGGGCAAAGTGTAGGTGCAGATTTGGTGGGTATGGGCTTTAGTCAAATGATGCCAGTATCCGATCCAGTAACAGGTGCCCTCTTCTCAGGACTTCAAGTTCCTCCAGCAAACTTCATCATGGTAAATACTCAAGGGAAGCGCTTTGTAGATGAGTACGGTAGCCGAGACAAGCTATCTCAAGCGGCGATTGATAATGGAGGCTTGTTCTATCTAATCGCAGATGAACGTATCAAGGAAACTGCCTACAACACTAGCCAAGAAAAAATCGATGCCCAAGTCAAAGCAGGCACTCTCTACCGTGCAGATACGATAGAAGAGTTGGCTGTTCAGATTGGTATGGATCCACAGGTGTTAGCAGATACAATCAAGAAGTACAATTCTTATGTTGATGCAGGATTTGACCCTGAATTTAATAAAGGTAGTTTTGATCTCAAGTGTGAGGTTGCGCCATTTTACGCAACACCGAGAAAACCAGCCGTTCACCATACAATGGGTGGACTCAAGATTGATACTTCAACACACGTTTTGAATGAAAACGGTCAGATTATCCCTGGTTTGTATGCTGCCGGAGAAGTCGCAGGTGGACTCCATGCAGGTAACCGTCTAGGAGGAAATTCGCTTACGGATATCTTTACTTTTGGACGTATTGCAGGTCAAACAGCTGTTAAAGAAAATTGTTAA
- a CDS encoding NADPH-dependent FMN reductase, protein MKLVAIVGTNSDRSTNRKLLKFMQKHFSDKADIEVLEIKQLPAFNEPEDKQAPAEVQAFSEKILAADGVIISTPEYDHTIPASLASALEWIAYTSRALINKPTMIVGASLGLLGTSRAQAHLRQILDAPELKARVMPGTEFFLGHSEQVLDDECHLNNPEKVAELEEHFSEFQNFVELTKALVKPEDTNRKKSFIWEEWLKA, encoded by the coding sequence ATGAAACTAGTTGCTATCGTTGGAACCAATTCGGATCGCTCAACCAATCGGAAACTCTTGAAATTTATGCAAAAGCACTTTTCGGATAAAGCCGACATTGAGGTATTGGAAATCAAACAATTGCCAGCATTTAACGAACCTGAGGACAAGCAAGCGCCAGCTGAAGTTCAAGCTTTTTCAGAAAAAATTCTTGCCGCAGATGGTGTGATTATTTCAACACCTGAGTACGACCACACGATACCAGCATCTTTGGCCTCTGCTTTGGAGTGGATTGCTTATACCAGTCGTGCCTTAATCAATAAACCAACTATGATTGTAGGTGCTTCTCTCGGTTTGCTAGGAACATCTAGAGCGCAGGCACATTTACGTCAGATTTTAGATGCGCCGGAGCTTAAAGCGAGAGTTATGCCTGGTACGGAGTTCTTTCTAGGTCATTCTGAGCAAGTCCTAGATGATGAGTGTCATTTGAACAATCCTGAAAAGGTTGCAGAACTAGAAGAACATTTTTCAGAGTTTCAAAATTTTGTTGAACTAACAAAGGCTTTGGTCAAACCAGAAGATACAAATCGTAAGAAATCTTTCATTTGGGAAGAATGGTTGAAAGCATAA
- a CDS encoding AraC family transcriptional regulator yields MADRSRFLRDNPSDFPYDFEKQILSKQSSNTIYHWHPEFEIIYVKKGTATFYINSERFESHEGDIFLIQPTSPHAIYPIENQEQISTVFRIHLDFLGRSQIDSFSQRYIQHLHSGHFCLTPQISPGDKAYDQIQSCLLSLFSILEEKSIYYDLLIKSKLYELLHLLFKYRYVNRHYTDDTYQKYQKLKEVICYLEQHYSEPIHIEQLAATFGYSKNHFMSIFKQHTGASCMDYLLQLRLEKSCEKLVQTNFSIQEIASQVGFTNLSNFNRQFKQHYHLTPRQYRNQQLKKKT; encoded by the coding sequence ATGGCAGACCGTTCACGTTTCTTACGAGATAACCCATCTGACTTCCCATATGATTTTGAAAAACAAATCCTATCCAAGCAATCTTCTAATACAATTTATCATTGGCATCCTGAATTCGAGATAATCTATGTCAAAAAAGGAACTGCTACCTTCTATATCAACTCTGAGCGCTTTGAAAGTCATGAAGGTGATATTTTCCTAATTCAGCCAACGTCTCCTCACGCTATCTACCCTATTGAAAATCAAGAACAAATTTCAACAGTTTTTCGTATCCATTTAGATTTCCTAGGTAGAAGTCAAATTGACAGTTTTAGCCAACGCTATATCCAACACCTCCACTCTGGTCACTTTTGCCTTACTCCTCAAATATCACCAGGCGATAAGGCCTATGATCAAATTCAATCCTGCCTTCTTTCCCTCTTTTCTATCCTTGAAGAAAAAAGCATATACTACGATCTACTCATAAAATCTAAACTATACGAATTGCTTCATCTTCTCTTTAAGTATCGATATGTCAATCGACACTATACAGATGATACCTACCAAAAATACCAAAAACTAAAAGAAGTGATTTGCTACCTTGAACAGCACTACTCAGAACCCATTCATATTGAGCAACTGGCTGCAACATTTGGATATAGTAAAAATCACTTTATGAGTATTTTCAAGCAACATACTGGAGCCAGTTGTATGGACTACCTGCTCCAGTTACGTCTTGAAAAATCCTGTGAGAAACTCGTCCAAACCAACTTCAGTATTCAAGAAATTGCAAGCCAAGTCGGTTTCACCAACCTTTCAAACTTCAACCGTCAATTTAAGCAGCACTATCACTTAACACCTAGACAGTATCGAAATCAACAACTTAAAAAGAAAACATGA
- a CDS encoding GNAT family N-acetyltransferase: MITIRRQEIVKLEDVLHLYQAVSWTNYTHQPQMLEKALSNSLAIYLALDGDAVVGLVRLVGDGFSSIFVQDLLVLPTYQRQGIGSALMKKALGNFKDAYQVQLVTEQTEKTLGFYRSLGFKTLSTYDCTGMIWVDRKK; encoded by the coding sequence ATGATAACTATTAGAAGGCAAGAAATTGTCAAGCTAGAGGATGTTCTGCATCTCTATCAGGCAGTCAGTTGGACAAATTATACCCATCAACCTCAGATGTTGGAGAAGGCCTTATCTAACTCATTAGCAATTTATCTGGCACTTGATGGTGATGCCGTGGTGGGCTTGGTCCGTTTAGTCGGAGATGGTTTTTCATCGATTTTTGTCCAGGATTTGCTCGTTTTGCCTACTTATCAGCGCCAAGGGATTGGCAGTGCCTTAATGAAGAAGGCTTTAGGGAATTTCAAAGATGCCTATCAAGTCCAACTAGTGACCGAACAGACAGAAAAAACCTTGGGATTCTATCGTTCTCTGGGATTTAAAACCTTATCTACTTATGATTGTACAGGAATGATTTGGGTGGATCGAAAAAAATAA